The nucleotide window TCTTTTTCGAAGAACAACCGAACCTTTATGGTTCACAGGGTTTATTTCGGTATGGTTATGGTTGACTGTTCTATTCTCTAATTTCGCTGAGGCGCTTTCGGAAATGAGAGGTAAAGCGCGTGCTCAGTCACTGCGCCAGACACGACAGGAAATTCGGGCTAAACGATTGCGTAAGCCTGATTATATCGAGAAATATGAAGTCGTGTCTTCTGACCAATTAGAAAAAGGTAATTATGTTTTTGTTGAAGCCGGAGAAGTTATTCCTGCAGATGGTGAAGTGGTTTCCGGTGCGGCTCTGGTTGATGAATCTGCTGTTACCGGAGAATCCGCTCCGGTAATACGGGAATCAGGCGGAGACAGGAGCGCGGTTACCGGGGGTACTAAGGTTATAGCGAATCAAATAGTTGTTATGGTCACTACTGAGCAAGGACAATCTTTTCTTGATAAAATGATCCTTTTGATCGAAGGCGCGAAACGGAAGAAAACACCTAACGAAATAGCGTTAGCTGCGTTATTGCTTGCCTTAACAATTGTTTTTCTTTTTGTGGTAATTAGTCTTATTCCTTTATCGGTGTACAGTTCCGTAGTAACAGGCCGTACCAGTTCTGTAACGATTACAACGGTTGTCGCATTGTTTGTGTGTTTAGCACCGACGACAATTGCCGCGCTTCTTCCGGCTATTGGAATTGCGGGTATGGATAGGTTGTTTCAGAGTAATGTTATCGCGTTATCCGGCAGAGCAATTGAAGCTGCCGGTGATGTGAATGTCCTTCTGCTCGATAAAACCGGAACGATAACCATAGGAAATCGTGAAGCCGTTGAGTTCATTCCGATTAGTGCCTATAGTGAGCATGAGGTTGCTGAAGCTGCCTTTTATGCCTCGATTGCCGATGATACGCCTGAAGGGAGAAGTATCGTTGTGCTGGCTAGAAATAAACATCAACTGAGAGTCAGAGAATTGCCGCCAATCGCCCGGTACATTCCCTTTACTGCACAGACAAGGATGAGCGGGGTAGATTTTGATAATAGTTATTACCGAAAAGGTTCTTCAGATTCTATTATAGATTTTGTTAAACTAAAAGGTGGCAGTTCCAGCCCGGAACTTGAAAATATTGTTGCTACTATCTCAAAGTCAGGGGGAACGCCTCTGGTTGTAAGTCATAACAATAGCATCGTTGGGGTTATTTATTTGAAGGATATTCTCAAATACGGTATTCGGGAAAGGTTCTTGCAACTTCGAAAAATTGGTATTAAAACCGTCATGATAACCGGAGACAATCCCCTTACCGCAGCAGCAATTGCTGCGGAAGCTGGAGTGGATGATTTTTTGGCACAAGCTACTCCGGAGGACAAATTAGAATATATTCGCAACTACCAGAAGCAAGGTTATATGATTGCTATGACCGGGGATGGTACCAATGATGCACCGGCACTAGCACAGGCGGACGTTGCTGTAGCTATGAATACGGGGACGCAGTCTGCCCGGGAAGCAGCGAATATTATCGATCTTGATAGTAATCCTACGAAACTTATTAATATCGTTGAGATAGGAAAGCAAATACTCATGACCAGAGGCACACTTACTACTTTTAGCATCTCTAATGATATCGCAAAATATTTCGCGATTATACCGGCATCGTTATCTTCTCTCTATCCGCAACTGAACATTTTTAACATTATGCATCTCGCTAATCCTTATAGTGCGATTCTTTCTGCTGTCATTTTTAATGCTCTCATTATTCCGGCACTTATTCCTCTGGCCCTGAAAGGTGTACGGTCACATTCCATGGCAGCATCTGACTTGCTGACGTATAACTTGTTTGTTTATGGACTGGGTGGTATCGTAACCCCCTTTATTTGTATAAAAATTATTGATCTGATTATTAATATTATTTGATTATAACTATCAATCTAAGTAAAAAAAGGGGGATGTCTCAGTTGAAAACGGCAATTATACTTTTTTTTGCATTTTTCATGTTATTGTCTGTTGGTTACCCTTTGGTTATAACGGTTGTAGGGCAAGTCCTCTTCCCAATCCAGGCTAACGGAAGTCTGATACTCAATTCCGAGAAGAAAATTGTCGGTTCAGCATTAATTGGCCAGTTTTTTACTGACGAAGAATATTTCTGGTCACGCCCTTCGGCGACTCTGGGATATCCCTATAATTCTCTGGTTTCCGGCGGTTCACAATTAGGTCCGACAAATAGTAAGTTGTTAGATAAGGTGAAAGGAAGGGTAGAGTTGCTCCGGCACCTGGGTAGTAACGGGGTTTTGCCTGCGGATATGGTTATGGCATCAGGGAGCGGGCTGGATCCTGATATCAGCATTGAATCTGCCTTGTTGCAGGTCCCGCGTGTTGCCCGTGCAAGGCGCATGAAGGAGGGAAGTCTTCGTAGCATAGTTTCGAATCACGCTGAACGGCGTCAGCTAAGTTTTCTTGGGGTTAATAGGGTTAATGTCCTGAAACTAAATAGGGCTCTGGACCAGATGCGGACCAGCGAAGAAAAAGGAGTTAGTGATGGGAGATAATGATGATACAAGGCCTAGTCCCGAATCCTTTCTTGAGACGGCTAGTAAGGAAGAACCAGGGCAGGCCAGAGGAAAGATGACTATCTATTTCGGAGCTGCTCCCGGGGTCGGCAAGACTTATGCTATGCTTGTTGATGCAAAGTTAAGAAAGCAAGAGGGTCTCGATATTGTTGTTGGTACGGTTGATACGCATGGGAGGGCGGAGACTGAAGCACTTCTTGCAGGAATGGAAATAGTTCCGCCATTAGTTTACAGCTATCGTGGTATTCAGTTGAAAGAAATGAATCTGGAAGCAATCCTTGTGCGTCGACCACGAATTGTTCTGGTGGATGAACTCGCTCACACCAATGGTCCTGGACTTCGAAACCTGAAGCGGTATCAAGATGTTGAAGAAATTCTTAATGCCGGAATAAATATTTATACCACACTTAATGTTCAGCATCTCGAAAGCGTCAATGAAACAATTCGTCAAATTACGGATGTTATTGTGAGGGAAACGCTTCCTGATACTTTTTTTGAGATTGCCTCTGAAATCAAACTTATTGATCTGCCATCGGAAGAATTGCTCAAGAGATTGCAGGAAGGGAAAGTATATATGAAGGATATGGCTGGTCAGGCTGCTCAAAGGTTTTTTCGTGCAGGTAATCTTTTGGCTTTGCGGGAATTAGCCCTTCGTTATGTGGCCGGAAGGGTAGATCTTGATATGCGTAAATATATGCGTGCAAAAGCTATTACCGGACCTTGGCCTACTAAAGAGAGGCTTTTGCTGGCGATATACGCAAGCCCCTATGCTGAGCAGCTGGTACGTTCTACTTTTAAGATTGCTTCAGATCTCGATGTAGAATGGGTAACACTCTTTGTGGAAACGCCCAGTCATAAAACTATATCGGATAGAGAGCAAAAGTGGCTGACTGACGCATTAGAGCTAGCTAAAGATCTCGGCTCTCAGATCGTATGGATTAAAGGGGATTCAATTGCTGAAGAAATCTATCGGTATGTCAACAGTCACAATATTACTAAGATAGCTATGGGAAAACCAAACAGGTTTGGTTTGTTTTCCCCTATAAACAATAATTTTATGCAGCGTATACGTGATGTTGATTTATTCCTTTTTGCGGGGCATGGAAAGCAGTTCCTTCCCAAGAAGAAGAGGAAACGGATACATATTAGTATTTCCAGTTATCTCGTAAGCCTTTTGGCTGTTGTTGTTGTATCTTTTTTTGGATTTCTTTTCCGGAATGCTATAGGAGAGGCGACATTGTTGTTTTTATTGTTGTTGCCAATTATTGGGATTTCTCTTTTTTTTAGAAGAGGCCCATCTGTTTTTGCTGCTCTTATAAGCATCTTTATTTTTGCCAGTGTTTTTTTGCCTTCTGGTATTCACCGCGGGGCGATTGATCTGGGATATTTCATTACTTTTATTATTTATCTGGCTGTAGCTGTTGTCATTAGTAATCTTGCGTCTGACTTGCGTGTAAAGGTAGAGTTTGCGCGGCAGAGCGAAGCTAAGAATACGGTTCTTTACGGCTTGAGCCAAGAGCTGATTACTGCTCAAAGTATTGACCAGGTCGGCTCCACAATTATTCGACATGCTAAGCAGATATATCCGTGTGAGGTAGTGTTTTTAATCCCCCAGGAATCAAAGTTAATGATCAATACTGCTACTCCAGGATTCCCAATGAATATGAAAGAATTGGGGGTTGCCAATTGGGTATGGGCGAATAATAAGCCTGCAGGTATCAGTTCTGACACTTTGCCTCAGTCTGCTGCTTATTATTTGCCGGTATCAACCATCGGAAGAGCTAAAGGCGTTGTCGGCTTTAATTTTGAGAA belongs to Candidatus Margulisiibacteriota bacterium and includes:
- the kdpB gene encoding K(+)-transporting ATPase subunit B, with amino-acid sequence MEEGSGKRSMFDPYLLRLAWIESFKKLDLRTRLQNPVMLMVEIGSLLTVVFFVYALFRRTTEPLWFTGFISVWLWLTVLFSNFAEALSEMRGKARAQSLRQTRQEIRAKRLRKPDYIEKYEVVSSDQLEKGNYVFVEAGEVIPADGEVVSGAALVDESAVTGESAPVIRESGGDRSAVTGGTKVIANQIVVMVTTEQGQSFLDKMILLIEGAKRKKTPNEIALAALLLALTIVFLFVVISLIPLSVYSSVVTGRTSSVTITTVVALFVCLAPTTIAALLPAIGIAGMDRLFQSNVIALSGRAIEAAGDVNVLLLDKTGTITIGNREAVEFIPISAYSEHEVAEAAFYASIADDTPEGRSIVVLARNKHQLRVRELPPIARYIPFTAQTRMSGVDFDNSYYRKGSSDSIIDFVKLKGGSSSPELENIVATISKSGGTPLVVSHNNSIVGVIYLKDILKYGIRERFLQLRKIGIKTVMITGDNPLTAAAIAAEAGVDDFLAQATPEDKLEYIRNYQKQGYMIAMTGDGTNDAPALAQADVAVAMNTGTQSAREAANIIDLDSNPTKLINIVEIGKQILMTRGTLTTFSISNDIAKYFAIIPASLSSLYPQLNIFNIMHLANPYSAILSAVIFNALIIPALIPLALKGVRSHSMAASDLLTYNLFVYGLGGIVTPFICIKIIDLIINII
- a CDS encoding potassium-transporting ATPase subunit C; translated protein: MSQLKTAIILFFAFFMLLSVGYPLVITVVGQVLFPIQANGSLILNSEKKIVGSALIGQFFTDEEYFWSRPSATLGYPYNSLVSGGSQLGPTNSKLLDKVKGRVELLRHLGSNGVLPADMVMASGSGLDPDISIESALLQVPRVARARRMKEGSLRSIVSNHAERRQLSFLGVNRVNVLKLNRALDQMRTSEEKGVSDGR
- a CDS encoding sensor histidine kinase KdpD translates to MGDNDDTRPSPESFLETASKEEPGQARGKMTIYFGAAPGVGKTYAMLVDAKLRKQEGLDIVVGTVDTHGRAETEALLAGMEIVPPLVYSYRGIQLKEMNLEAILVRRPRIVLVDELAHTNGPGLRNLKRYQDVEEILNAGINIYTTLNVQHLESVNETIRQITDVIVRETLPDTFFEIASEIKLIDLPSEELLKRLQEGKVYMKDMAGQAAQRFFRAGNLLALRELALRYVAGRVDLDMRKYMRAKAITGPWPTKERLLLAIYASPYAEQLVRSTFKIASDLDVEWVTLFVETPSHKTISDREQKWLTDALELAKDLGSQIVWIKGDSIAEEIYRYVNSHNITKIAMGKPNRFGLFSPINNNFMQRIRDVDLFLFAGHGKQFLPKKKRKRIHISISSYLVSLLAVVVVSFFGFLFRNAIGEATLLFLLLLPIIGISLFFRRGPSVFAALISIFIFASVFLPSGIHRGAIDLGYFITFIIYLAVAVVISNLASDLRVKVEFARQSEAKNTVLYGLSQELITAQSIDQVGSTIIRHAKQIYPCEVVFLIPQESKLMINTATPGFPMNMKELGVANWVWANNKPAGISSDTLPQSAAYYLPVSTIGRAKGVVGFNFENPEQVLTLSNKIVLDTIARLGALAIERIERNICI